A genomic segment from Lutibacter sp. A80 encodes:
- a CDS encoding SDR family NAD(P)-dependent oxidoreductase codes for MENLTNKVALIIGGTSGIGKATTNALLEKGATVHIVGRNINKIDDTANLVKHKINISNISEVTALIAKIEALDNLDYLVNASGIFGPKPFLDHTIEDYNSYLDLNRGFFFITQSVAKKMKATGGGSIVNVGSMWAKQAVKATPSAAYSMQKAGLHSLTKNLAMELADYNIRVNAVSPAIVNTPVYHDVFGGKEEAKKALTGFNAFHPIGKIGEPVDIANSILFLLSDKTSWVTGAIWDTDGGIMAGRN; via the coding sequence ATGGAAAATTTAACAAACAAAGTAGCCTTAATTATTGGAGGAACAAGTGGTATTGGGAAAGCAACAACAAATGCTTTATTAGAAAAAGGAGCAACAGTACATATTGTAGGAAGAAATATAAATAAAATAGACGATACTGCTAATTTGGTAAAGCATAAAATTAACATATCAAATATAAGTGAAGTAACAGCTTTAATCGCAAAAATTGAAGCTTTAGATAATTTAGATTACTTGGTTAATGCATCTGGTATTTTTGGTCCTAAACCTTTTTTAGATCATACTATAGAAGATTATAACTCTTACTTAGATTTAAATAGAGGTTTCTTTTTTATTACCCAAAGTGTAGCTAAAAAAATGAAAGCTACCGGAGGTGGTTCAATTGTTAATGTTGGTTCAATGTGGGCAAAACAAGCAGTAAAAGCAACTCCTTCAGCTGCATATTCTATGCAAAAAGCGGGATTACACTCTTTAACAAAAAATTTAGCTATGGAATTAGCAGATTATAATATTCGAGTAAATGCTGTTTCACCTGCAATTGTGAATACACCAGTTTACCACGATGTATTTGGTGGAAAAGAAGAAGCTAAAAAAGCATTAACAGGCTTTAATGCTTTTCATCCAATCGGTAAAATAGGTGAGCCCGTGGATATTGCAAACAGTATTTTATTTTTACTTTCAGATAAAACTTCTTGGGTTACTGGTGCAATTTGGGATACTGATGGAGGTATTATGGCAGGAAGAAATTAA
- a CDS encoding TetR/AcrR family transcriptional regulator, with the protein MKHSEIKNRIIETASSLFYKNGYNATGINEIISEAGIAKATLYNHFKSKEDICIAYLQFKDTTFIESIKEYTASKPKGKLQVLAIFDFLELFFKSNEFNGCWCIKTISEIPLDNKKIRKEIQLQKKVFIQFISKLIATNITTIKEEELDSKSRKIYLLYESAVGESHLHQANWPIKEAKNLCSYLLE; encoded by the coding sequence TTGAAACATTCAGAAATTAAAAATAGAATTATTGAAACAGCCTCATCTTTGTTTTATAAGAATGGCTATAATGCTACAGGAATAAATGAAATTATTTCTGAAGCAGGTATTGCTAAGGCAACACTATATAATCATTTTAAATCGAAAGAAGATATTTGTATTGCTTACTTGCAATTTAAAGACACAACTTTTATTGAAAGTATTAAAGAATATACAGCCTCTAAACCAAAAGGAAAATTACAAGTATTAGCTATTTTTGATTTTCTTGAATTATTCTTTAAATCTAATGAGTTTAATGGTTGTTGGTGTATAAAAACAATTTCTGAAATTCCTTTAGATAATAAAAAAATACGAAAAGAAATACAGCTTCAAAAGAAAGTATTTATTCAATTTATTTCAAAGCTTATAGCAACAAATATTACAACAATTAAAGAAGAGGAATTAGACTCTAAATCTCGAAAAATATATTTATTATATGAAAGTGCAGTAGGAGAGAGTCATTTACATCAAGCAAACTGGCCAATTAAAGAGGCAAAAAATCTTTGTTCTTATTTATTAGAATAA
- a CDS encoding DUF4287 domain-containing protein: MDKALQTMIDNMPEKTGKSLSEWKAMLKAKSFTKHSEAVNFLKKEHNVTHGYANTIVALSKEKNESPTDLVNNQYQGKENLFIIYKSLLAVIHELGRDITITPKKTSVSIIRKKQFALIKPATKTRIDLGLKFKNKPTTDRLENSGPFGTMCSHRVKLTNVEDIDSELKKWLKESYQNAE, translated from the coding sequence ATGGATAAAGCACTTCAAACAATGATTGATAATATGCCTGAAAAAACAGGAAAATCTTTAAGTGAATGGAAAGCAATGCTTAAAGCAAAGTCTTTCACCAAACATTCAGAAGCTGTTAATTTTCTTAAAAAAGAACATAATGTAACGCACGGTTATGCAAATACTATTGTAGCATTATCAAAAGAAAAAAATGAATCTCCAACGGATCTGGTTAACAATCAATACCAAGGAAAGGAAAATCTGTTTATAATTTACAAAAGTTTGTTAGCTGTGATTCATGAATTAGGTAGAGACATTACAATTACACCAAAAAAGACGAGTGTAAGTATAATCAGAAAAAAACAATTTGCGTTAATTAAACCTGCAACTAAAACTAGAATTGATTTAGGTTTAAAATTTAAGAACAAACCAACAACTGATCGACTTGAAAACTCAGGTCCGTTTGGAACAATGTGTTCACATAGAGTAAAACTCACAAATGTAGAAGATATTGATAGTGAACTAAAAAAATGGCTGAAGGAATCCTATCAAAATGCAGAATAA
- the nfsB gene encoding oxygen-insensitive NAD(P)H nitroreductase: protein MNIIEALNWRYSTKDFDPNKKISETDFDNVKELLRMSPSSTNIQPWHFIIASTDQGKKRMAKGTQGFFIFNEAKILNASHVVLFCSRLSAGKDYMQHLLDVEDQDGRFPNEEIKQNVNGGRNAFADIHKYDLKDVQHWMEKQVYLNIGNFLLGVAALGIDACPMEGIDVKALDEEFGLREKGFTSITAVAIGYRTESDFNTTDKTPKSRLPESEIITVF from the coding sequence ATGAACATAATAGAAGCACTAAACTGGAGGTATTCCACAAAGGATTTTGACCCAAACAAAAAAATATCGGAAACAGATTTTGATAACGTAAAAGAGCTTTTAAGAATGAGTCCTTCCAGCACCAACATTCAACCTTGGCATTTTATAATTGCAAGTACAGATCAAGGAAAAAAACGAATGGCAAAAGGGACACAAGGCTTTTTTATCTTTAATGAGGCCAAGATATTAAATGCTTCGCACGTGGTTTTATTTTGCTCAAGACTTTCGGCAGGTAAGGATTATATGCAACATCTTTTAGACGTTGAAGACCAGGACGGAAGGTTTCCTAATGAAGAAATAAAGCAAAATGTAAATGGTGGTAGAAATGCTTTTGCTGACATTCATAAATATGACTTAAAAGATGTACAACATTGGATGGAAAAACAAGTCTATCTGAATATTGGAAACTTTTTATTAGGAGTTGCGGCCCTTGGTATAGACGCTTGTCCAATGGAAGGTATTGATGTAAAAGCATTAGATGAAGAATTTGGCTTACGTGAAAAAGGATTTACGTCAATTACTGCAGTGGCAATTGGATACAGAACCGAAAGTGATTTTAATACGACTGATAAAACACCAAAATCAAGGTTACCTGAAAGTGAAATAATTACAGTGTTTTAG
- a CDS encoding nuclear transport factor 2 family protein — MKKILLSATVVLAIGLTACNNQKTTNSETKKEEKMEISNKEKVVTLLKSIETGAQEPAGYINPNKYIQHNLGIADGLAGFGTLLQQLPPNSAKVNTVRAFEDGDFVFTQTDYNFFGPKIGFDIFRFENGKIVEHWDNLQETPANPNPSGNTMIDGATEIKDIDKTEENKTLVENFVNDILVNGKMEKLAGYFDGDNYIQHNPNIANGLSGLGKALEYMASQDITMKYDKVHSVLGEGNFVLTVSEGSFADNHTSFYDLFRVENGKIAEHWDVMETIAPKNEWKNNNGKF, encoded by the coding sequence ATGAAAAAGATACTATTAAGTGCAACGGTAGTTTTAGCAATAGGGTTAACCGCTTGCAACAATCAGAAAACAACAAATTCAGAAACTAAAAAAGAAGAAAAAATGGAAATTTCAAACAAAGAAAAAGTAGTTACTCTTTTAAAAAGCATTGAAACTGGTGCACAAGAACCTGCTGGGTACATTAACCCTAATAAATATATTCAACATAATCTTGGAATTGCAGACGGACTTGCTGGATTTGGAACTTTATTACAACAACTTCCTCCTAATTCTGCAAAAGTGAATACAGTTAGAGCTTTTGAAGATGGTGATTTTGTGTTTACTCAAACAGATTACAACTTTTTCGGACCAAAAATCGGTTTCGATATTTTTAGATTTGAAAATGGGAAAATTGTTGAACATTGGGATAATCTGCAAGAAACACCAGCAAACCCAAATCCAAGTGGAAACACTATGATTGATGGAGCAACTGAAATTAAAGACATCGATAAAACTGAAGAAAACAAAACTTTAGTTGAGAATTTTGTGAATGATATTTTAGTAAACGGAAAAATGGAAAAATTGGCTGGATATTTTGATGGAGATAATTACATACAGCACAATCCTAATATTGCAAATGGACTTTCAGGACTTGGAAAAGCATTAGAATATATGGCTTCACAAGATATTACTATGAAATATGATAAAGTTCACAGCGTTTTAGGGGAAGGGAATTTCGTATTAACAGTTAGCGAAGGTTCATTTGCAGACAATCACACTTCTTTTTACGACTTATTTAGAGTTGAAAATGGAAAAATTGCTGAACATTGGGACGTAATGGAAACGATTGCACCTAAAAACGAATGGAAGAACAACAACGGTAAATTTTAA
- a CDS encoding AraC family transcriptional regulator — protein MKEKIQKYDFKEGLPQEFEIIDFDLLFDGFSEEIKKPHRAEFYQILWFQKGAPTHLVDFNPIKIKPNSLLFVNKNSVQIFDYKTKFKGKAIFFTDSFFCKTETDTTFLRSSILFNDLLSISQIQLPKNESIIKTVFELLETELKNAKDNYQSDLLRNDLRNLLLHSERERRKQDFIEFKKDANLEQALYFKTLLDDNFVSHKKVNFYCQKMHLTPKRLNQVTSKIFGKTPKNIINDRVLLESKRLLSHTNESVKEIAFSLGFEEPTNFIKYFKKHTGKTPVEFKENFTLA, from the coding sequence TTGAAAGAAAAAATCCAAAAATATGACTTCAAAGAAGGACTTCCGCAGGAATTTGAAATTATAGATTTTGACTTACTTTTCGATGGGTTTTCCGAAGAAATAAAAAAACCACATCGAGCGGAATTTTATCAGATTTTGTGGTTTCAAAAAGGCGCTCCAACACATTTGGTCGATTTTAACCCAATAAAAATCAAACCAAACTCATTACTTTTTGTCAATAAAAATAGCGTTCAAATATTCGACTATAAAACTAAATTCAAAGGAAAAGCCATTTTTTTTACCGACAGTTTTTTCTGCAAAACAGAAACAGATACAACATTTTTGAGAAGTAGTATTTTGTTCAACGACTTACTATCGATTTCACAGATACAATTACCCAAGAACGAATCTATTATTAAGACTGTTTTTGAATTATTGGAAACTGAATTAAAAAACGCCAAAGACAACTATCAATCTGACTTACTACGAAACGATTTGCGTAACCTTCTACTACATTCCGAACGGGAAAGACGAAAACAAGATTTTATAGAATTTAAAAAAGATGCCAACCTTGAACAGGCATTGTATTTTAAAACCTTATTAGATGACAATTTTGTAAGCCATAAAAAAGTTAATTTTTACTGTCAAAAAATGCACCTGACACCAAAAAGACTTAACCAAGTAACTTCTAAAATTTTTGGAAAGACACCTAAAAATATCATTAACGATAGAGTTTTGTTAGAGTCAAAAAGATTATTGTCTCATACAAACGAAAGTGTTAAGGAGATAGCGTTCTCATTAGGCTTTGAGGAGCCTACCAATTTTATAAAATACTTTAAAAAACACACTGGTAAAACACCTGTTGAATTTAAAGAAAACTTCACTTTGGCGTAA
- a CDS encoding integrase core domain-containing protein — MTEENHCYENAMAERVKGILKDEFYLDQTFMNTTHAKRAAKNAINLYNQERLHLSLDFKTPNMVYKLTA, encoded by the coding sequence ATGACTGAAGAAAATCATTGTTATGAAAATGCAATGGCAGAACGTGTAAAAGGAATATTAAAAGATGAGTTTTATCTAGATCAAACCTTTATGAATACGACTCATGCAAAAAGAGCAGCAAAAAATGCAATTAATTTATACAACCAAGAAAGATTACACTTATCTTTAGACTTTAAAACACCAAATATGGTATATAAATTAACAGCGTAA